A region of Triplophysa dalaica isolate WHDGS20190420 chromosome 18, ASM1584641v1, whole genome shotgun sequence DNA encodes the following proteins:
- the LOC130440351 gene encoding leucine-rich repeat transmembrane neuronal protein 4 isoform X2, whose product MGSLVRSRWLMIPLLVQAWLLASQGRVREKPCPRSCRCDGKIVYCESNAFRDVPKNVSVGCQGLSLRYNSLVNLRAGQFASLSQLVWLYLDHNYINAVDRQAFQGVRRLKELILSSNKITHLENSSFHSIPNLRNLDLSYNKLQVMQPNQFQGLRKLLSLHVRSNSLKTIPMRVFQDCRNLEFLDLGYNRLRSLTRNAFAGLLKLTELHLEHNQFSKINFSHFPRLNNLRALYLQWNRIKSITQGITWTWTSLQKLDLSGNDLQVLDPSIFQCLPNLQTLNLDSNKLSNVTQEAIGAWISLTTISLAGNVWECSPSLCPLVAWLRNFKGNKETTMICAGPKEVQGEKVIEAVETYGFCKTTPTPLLPMSSTVNSKSKTGRQPQPTMFRVNEKVTRNRPVAPFPTVGSPPAPEQDFEHVSFHKIIAGSVALFLSVAMILLVIYVSWKRYPSSMKQLQQHSMVRKRRKKARETERTLSSPLQEYYVDYKPRNSETMDVLVNGTGPCTYTISGSRECEV is encoded by the exons ATGG GATCCCTGGTGAGATCACGCTGGCTTATGATCCCCCTGCTTGTGCAGGCTTGGCTGTTGGCTTCCCAAGGCCGAGTCCGAGAGAAACCGTGTCCCAGAAGCTGCCGATGCGATGGCAAAATAGTGTACTGCGAGTCGAACGCCTTCCGTGACGTCCCAAAGAATGTATCGGTGGGATGCCAGGGCCTCTCTCTGCGTTACAACAGCTTGGTGAATCTTCGGGCTGGTCAGTTTGCTAGCCTCAGCCAGTTGGTTTGGCTGTACCTGGACCATAACTACATTAACGCCGTTGACAGGCAAGCGTTTCAGGGGGTACGAAGGCTGAAAGAATTAATCCTCAGCTCCAACAAGATCACGCATTTGGAAAACAGCTCGTTTCATTCCATTCCCAACCTGCGCAATCTGGACCTCTCATACAACAAATTGCAAGTCATGCAGCCTAATCAATTTCAAGGCTTACGCAAACTGTTGAGTCTCCACGTTAGATCCAATTCCCTCAAGACGATTCCCATGCGAGTATTTCAGGATTGTCGAAACCTAGAGTTTCTTGATTTGGGCTATAATCGACTGAGGAGTCTCACCCGTAACGCGTTTGCAGGACTCCTCAAACTAACTGAGTTACACTTGGAGCACAACCAATTCTCAAAGATCAATTTTTCTCATTTCCCACGGCTGAACAATCTCCGGGCTTTGTATCTGCAGTGGAATCGAATAAAGTCAATAACCCAAGGAATTACATGGACCTGGACTTCATTGCAAAAGCTGGATCTCTCCGGGAACGACCTGCAGGTGTTGGATCCCAGCATTTTCCAGTGTCTCCCCAATTTGCAGACTCTAAATCTGGACTCCAACAAGCTTAGTAATGTGACTCAAGAGGCCATAGGAGCTTGGATCTCTCTCACCACAATCAGTCTGGCGGGTAACGTTTGGGAATGCAGTCCCAGCTTGTGCCCCCTTGTGGCGTGGCTGAGAAACTTCAAAGGTAACAAAGAGACCACCATGATTTGTGCTGGACCAAAGGAGGTGCAGGGTGAGAAGGTTATCGAGGCTGTTGAAACCTATGGATTCTGTAAGACAACCCCCACTCCTCTCCTTCCAATGTCCTCCACTGTAAACTCTAAATCCAAAACCGGACGTCAACCCCAGCCTACCATGTTCAGGGTGAACGAGAAGGTAACACGCAACCGTCCCGTCGCTCCTTTCCCGACGGTCGGGTCCCCACCTGCTCCTGAACAAGACTTCGAGCATGTTTCCTTTCACAAGATAATAGCCGGTAGCGTTGCCCTCTTCTTGTCTGTGGCCATGATCTTGCTAGTCATCTACGTCTCCTGGAAGCGTTACCCCAGCAGCATGAAGCAACTGCAGCAGCATTCCATGGTGCGAAAACGCCGGAAAAAGGCACGAGAGACGGAGCGCACCCTCAGCTCCCCACTACAGGAATATTATGTGGACTACAAACCCAGAAACTCTGAGACCATGGACGTATTGGTCAATGGGACAGGACCCTGTACCTACACCATCTCCGGCTCCCGAGAATGTGAGGTATGA